A genome region from Natronosalvus rutilus includes the following:
- a CDS encoding NOB1 family endonuclease: protein MYILDSSAFIHDFHTTEQTATIPLVREELEGESVYRYDAMEGSGMHVHIPNGDTTEKVRRAAKESGDLEVLSDTDVRLVAAAFELDAVLVTDDYAMQNVAERLTVTVEPIAREGIEEEREWTFQCQGCGREYDEQKDRCPICGAELARKNPGSR from the coding sequence ATGTACATTCTCGACTCGTCGGCCTTTATTCACGACTTTCACACCACCGAACAGACAGCCACGATTCCGCTCGTCCGCGAAGAACTCGAGGGCGAGAGCGTCTACCGCTACGACGCCATGGAGGGGTCGGGCATGCACGTTCACATTCCCAACGGCGACACCACCGAGAAGGTTCGCCGGGCCGCGAAGGAGTCGGGCGACCTCGAGGTCCTCTCCGACACCGACGTTCGCCTGGTCGCCGCCGCGTTCGAACTCGACGCCGTGCTCGTGACCGACGACTACGCGATGCAAAACGTCGCCGAGCGCCTGACCGTCACCGTCGAACCCATCGCGCGCGAGGGCATCGAGGAGGAGCGCGAGTGGACCTTCCAGTGCCAGGGCTGTGGACGGGAGTACGACGAACAGAAGGACCGCTGCCCGATCTGTGGCGCCGAACTCGCCCGAAAGAATCCGGGCTCGAGGTAA